In Tepidimonas taiwanensis, the following are encoded in one genomic region:
- the holA gene encoding DNA polymerase III subunit delta, with the protein MLIGAAQLPAQLQRALAPLYVVHGDEALLVQEAADAIRAAARAAGHTERTVFTVTGAHTDWSAILAAGGALSLFADKRLVEVRIPSGKPGKEGAEALQRLAASAAASTDTVTLVLLPRLDGATLKSAWFAALQTHGVAVRVDPVERAQLPGWIAQRLRAQGQHVAAGEEGQRTLAFLTDRVEGNLLAAHQEIAKLGLLYPPGELSFEQVRTAVLDVARYDPFRLPEAVLDGEPARVQRMLDGLRAEGVAPVPVHWALAEEARTLHRVRLALDGGQPLPLALREQRVWGPREKRYERLLPRLRTAQTGRWLAEAQTVDGIVKGLSMPEWPADPWQALHRLAQSMTAGCTAALR; encoded by the coding sequence ATGCTCATCGGTGCCGCCCAGTTGCCCGCCCAGCTCCAGCGCGCGCTGGCGCCACTGTACGTCGTCCACGGCGACGAGGCGCTGTTGGTGCAGGAAGCGGCCGATGCGATCCGCGCGGCCGCGCGCGCCGCGGGGCACACCGAGCGCACGGTCTTCACGGTGACCGGCGCGCACACCGATTGGAGCGCGATTCTCGCCGCCGGCGGGGCGCTGAGCCTGTTTGCGGACAAGCGGCTGGTGGAGGTGCGCATTCCGTCTGGCAAACCGGGCAAGGAGGGTGCAGAGGCGCTGCAGCGGCTGGCGGCGTCGGCCGCGGCATCGACCGACACCGTGACCTTGGTGCTGCTGCCGCGGCTGGATGGGGCGACGCTCAAAAGCGCGTGGTTTGCGGCCCTGCAGACGCACGGCGTGGCGGTGCGGGTGGACCCGGTGGAGCGGGCGCAGCTGCCGGGCTGGATCGCCCAGCGCCTGCGGGCGCAGGGGCAACACGTCGCCGCGGGCGAGGAGGGGCAGCGCACGCTGGCGTTCCTGACCGACCGGGTCGAGGGCAATCTGCTCGCCGCGCACCAGGAGATCGCCAAGCTCGGCCTGCTGTATCCGCCGGGGGAGCTGTCGTTCGAGCAGGTGCGCACCGCGGTGCTCGACGTGGCGCGGTACGACCCGTTCCGGTTGCCCGAGGCGGTGCTCGACGGCGAGCCCGCGCGCGTGCAGCGGATGCTGGATGGCCTGCGCGCCGAGGGCGTGGCACCGGTGCCGGTGCACTGGGCGCTGGCGGAAGAGGCGCGCACGCTGCACCGTGTGCGGCTGGCCCTGGACGGGGGGCAGCCGTTGCCACTGGCCCTGCGCGAGCAGCGTGTCTGGGGCCCGCGCGAAAAGCGCTACGAGCGCCTGTTGCCGCGGCTGCGCACGGCCCAGACCGGCCGCTGGCTGGCCGAGGCGCAGACGGTGGACGGCATCGTCAAAGGGCTGTCGATGCCCGAGTGGCCCGCCGATCCGTGGCAGGCGCTGCACCGGCTGGCGCAGTCGATGACGGCGGGGTGTACCGCGGCACTGCGGTGA
- the rocF gene encoding arginase, protein MNAVTLTTPIALIGAPTDVGAGARGASMGPEALRVAGLQPALESHGLSVIDRGNLSGPPNPWQPPQGGYRHLDEVVAWNRAVHDAIHAELAQGHLPILLGGDHCLAMGSISAVARHCRAVGKKLRVLWLDAHADFNTSTLTPSGNLHGMPVACLCGFGPDELVYLGGEGPALRPDQVRQIGIRSVDPGEKRFVHEQGLEVYDMRYIDEMGMRHTMEQALAGLDADTHLHVSFDVDFLDPEIAPGVGTTVPGGPTYREAQLCMEMIADTGRLGSLDIVELNPALDVRNRTALLAVDLVESLFGKSTLMREHQVRRR, encoded by the coding sequence ATGAATGCTGTCACCCTCACGACGCCCATCGCGCTCATCGGGGCCCCCACCGACGTCGGTGCCGGTGCCCGCGGGGCCTCCATGGGCCCCGAGGCCCTGCGCGTCGCCGGCCTGCAGCCGGCGCTCGAATCCCACGGTCTGTCCGTCATCGACCGCGGCAATCTCAGCGGTCCGCCCAACCCGTGGCAGCCCCCGCAAGGCGGCTACCGCCACCTGGACGAGGTGGTGGCGTGGAATCGCGCGGTGCACGACGCGATCCACGCCGAGCTGGCGCAGGGCCACCTGCCGATCCTGCTCGGCGGCGACCATTGCCTGGCGATGGGGTCGATCAGCGCGGTCGCGCGCCACTGCCGCGCCGTGGGCAAAAAGCTGCGCGTGCTGTGGCTGGACGCGCACGCCGACTTCAACACCTCAACCTTGACGCCCAGCGGTAATTTGCACGGCATGCCCGTGGCGTGCCTGTGCGGCTTCGGGCCGGACGAGTTGGTTTACCTGGGAGGCGAAGGGCCCGCCCTACGGCCGGATCAGGTGCGCCAGATCGGCATCCGCAGCGTCGACCCGGGCGAGAAGCGCTTCGTGCACGAACAGGGGCTGGAGGTGTACGACATGCGCTACATCGACGAGATGGGGATGCGCCATACGATGGAGCAGGCGCTGGCCGGGCTGGACGCCGACACCCACCTGCACGTGAGCTTCGACGTGGACTTTCTGGACCCGGAAATCGCCCCCGGCGTCGGCACCACCGTGCCCGGCGGCCCCACCTACCGCGAGGCGCAGCTGTGCATGGAAATGATCGCCGACACGGGACGGCTGGGAAGCCTGGACATCGTCGAGCTCAACCCCGCGCTGGACGTGCGCAACCGCACTGCGCTGCTGGCCGTGGACCTCGTCGAGAGCCTTTTTGGCAAGAGCACGCTGATGCGCGAACACCAGGTGCGCCGGCGCTGA
- a CDS encoding methyl-accepting chemotaxis protein: MVLSTALAVLSVVAVSAVNIVLAQQALRATVEQDAESLATARAAAVAQWLQGARRAVEAMLPVVATPDPLPVLQMMVKAAGFDTTYIGWSDKRYVFSSPQNLPPDWDPTGRPWYRAAEAATGAVLTEPYVDAGTGRLVTTVAAAARDGGSVRGVVAGDIFLDVVQANIDAIRPTPSSLAFIVTQDGRFVAHPDQALILKPATQWSAGLTADVLQRVSQEAFPITLNGVRWLLVGQPIEQTPWQLMIAVHEDEALAALDGLQLNSLVGAVAVGLLSALLVGVLVHHSLASLRRLDHALHEVASGDSDLTRRLPTDGVSEVARISEHFNTFVAKLQAVLIEIRQASEQVHTAAEEISAGNMDLSARTESAASSLEQTAATMEQMNATVAQTAQQAQQASRRADEVAAAATRGGEVMGMVTTKMSNISATSQRVGDIVNVIDGIAFQTNILALNAAVEAARAGEAGRGFAVVAGEVRSLAQRSAQAAREIKALIESSVNEVREGSTLVEQAEQEVERVVQAIQGLTTMMRDIAAAVQEQRDGIEQIGAAVSNLDQSTQQNAALVEEGAAAATALKQQAAELAGAVARFRVDDGGSAAVPRLPAA, from the coding sequence ATGGTGCTGTCGACGGCGCTGGCCGTCCTGAGCGTGGTGGCGGTCTCGGCCGTCAATATCGTGTTGGCCCAGCAAGCGTTGCGCGCCACGGTGGAGCAGGATGCCGAGTCACTGGCGACCGCCCGCGCTGCCGCGGTGGCGCAATGGCTGCAGGGTGCGCGTCGTGCGGTCGAGGCGATGCTGCCGGTGGTGGCGACCCCCGATCCGCTGCCGGTGTTGCAGATGATGGTCAAGGCCGCGGGGTTTGATACCACCTACATCGGCTGGTCCGACAAGCGCTACGTCTTTTCGTCACCGCAAAATTTGCCGCCGGACTGGGATCCCACCGGGCGGCCGTGGTATCGCGCGGCGGAGGCGGCCACAGGTGCCGTGTTGACCGAGCCTTATGTGGACGCGGGCACCGGACGGCTGGTGACCACGGTGGCCGCCGCGGCGCGTGACGGGGGCAGCGTCCGCGGGGTGGTGGCGGGCGATATCTTTTTGGATGTGGTGCAGGCCAACATCGACGCGATCCGGCCCACGCCCTCCAGTCTGGCCTTCATCGTGACGCAGGATGGGCGCTTTGTGGCGCATCCGGATCAGGCCCTGATCCTCAAGCCCGCCACGCAGTGGTCGGCCGGGCTGACGGCCGACGTGTTGCAGCGCGTCTCACAAGAGGCGTTTCCCATCACGCTCAACGGGGTGCGGTGGTTGCTGGTGGGGCAGCCGATCGAGCAAACGCCGTGGCAGCTGATGATCGCGGTGCACGAGGATGAGGCCTTGGCGGCCCTGGACGGGCTGCAGCTCAACTCTCTGGTGGGGGCGGTGGCGGTGGGCTTGCTCAGCGCGCTGTTGGTGGGCGTGTTGGTGCACCATTCGTTGGCGTCGCTGCGTCGGCTCGACCATGCGTTGCATGAGGTGGCCTCGGGCGACAGTGACTTGACGCGACGCCTGCCCACCGACGGCGTGTCGGAGGTGGCGCGCATCAGCGAGCACTTCAACACCTTTGTGGCCAAGTTGCAGGCGGTGTTGATCGAGATTCGGCAAGCGAGCGAGCAGGTCCACACCGCCGCAGAGGAAATTTCGGCCGGCAACATGGATCTGTCGGCGCGCACCGAATCGGCGGCTTCGAGCTTGGAGCAGACCGCGGCGACCATGGAGCAGATGAACGCCACCGTGGCGCAGACGGCGCAGCAAGCGCAGCAGGCAAGCCGACGGGCGGACGAGGTCGCGGCCGCCGCCACGCGCGGGGGCGAGGTCATGGGCATGGTCACCACCAAGATGTCGAACATCTCGGCGACCTCGCAGCGGGTGGGCGATATCGTCAACGTCATCGACGGCATCGCCTTTCAAACCAATATTCTGGCGCTCAACGCCGCGGTGGAAGCGGCGCGCGCGGGCGAGGCGGGGCGCGGGTTTGCCGTGGTGGCGGGTGAAGTGCGGTCGCTCGCGCAGCGCAGCGCCCAGGCCGCGCGTGAAATCAAGGCGCTGATTGAATCTTCGGTCAACGAGGTGCGTGAGGGCTCGACTTTGGTCGAGCAAGCCGAGCAGGAAGTGGAGCGCGTGGTCCAAGCCATTCAAGGCTTGACGACGATGATGCGCGACATCGCGGCGGCGGTGCAGGAGCAGCGCGACGGTATCGAGCAAATCGGCGCAGCGGTCTCGAACTTGGACCAGAGCACGCAGCAAAACGCGGCGCTGGTCGAAGAGGGGGCGGCTGCAGCGACGGCGCTGAAGCAGCAGGCTGCCGAGCTGGCCGGTGCCGTGGCGCGGTTCCGCGTCGACGATGGTGGCTCCGCGGCGGTGCCGCGTCTGCCAGCCGCTTGA
- a CDS encoding LPS-assembly lipoprotein LptE, which produces MKHTSVATRRTWLRGLLVGGLAAAALPGCGFRLRGADLRFAFATLRLQAPADSDVLQGLRAQLRAAGVTVLEAGGPPPAAAPSSAPAADVILQVLQDQRERVVVGTTAAGQVRELALRRRLRFALRTPSGRELIPATELFQERELSFSETVVLGKEAEEALLFDDMRAALLRQWLMLLSRAPAPQKP; this is translated from the coding sequence ATGAAACATACAAGCGTGGCGACGCGCCGAACCTGGCTGCGGGGGCTGCTGGTCGGCGGGCTGGCCGCCGCGGCGCTGCCCGGTTGCGGCTTTCGGCTGCGCGGGGCGGACCTGCGCTTTGCGTTTGCGACGCTGCGGCTGCAGGCACCGGCAGACAGCGACGTGCTGCAGGGCCTGCGTGCCCAGTTGCGGGCCGCCGGGGTGACGGTGCTGGAAGCCGGCGGGCCTCCCCCGGCCGCCGCCCCGTCCTCCGCGCCGGCGGCGGATGTCATCCTGCAGGTGCTGCAGGACCAGCGCGAGCGCGTCGTCGTCGGCACCACCGCCGCCGGTCAGGTGCGCGAACTCGCGCTGCGCCGGCGCCTGCGCTTTGCCCTGCGCACGCCATCGGGGCGCGAGCTGATCCCCGCCACCGAGCTGTTCCAGGAGCGCGAGCTGAGCTTCTCCGAGACGGTGGTGCTGGGCAAAGAGGCGGAAGAGGCGCTGCTGTTCGACGATATGCGCGCGGCCTTGCTGCGGCAGTGGCTGATGCTGCTGAGCCGTGCGCCGGCACCACAAAAACCCTGA
- a CDS encoding IS110 family transposase — MSASSVVVGIDVAKAHVDVCVLGAQFKAQRFDNQAEGHSALTAALKPLGVALVVMEATGGYETELACALQAAGLPVAVVNPRQARDFAKSMGRLAKTDAIDARVLAEYAAVLLRREDLTRLLRPLPDAQQQWLAALVTRRRQLLAMLLAERQRLQITPRGLHPSIEAVIAVIKAQLDEIDGQMVGHVREHFGELDALLQSARGIGPVASATLIAELPELGRLNRREIAALVGIAPMANDSGASKGRRRIQGGRFDVRRVLYMATLTACRANPVIKAFYERLIAAGKLPKVALVACMRKLLTMLNAMVRSNKPWDSSLHNSPLGA, encoded by the coding sequence ATGTCTGCTTCCTCTGTGGTGGTGGGCATCGACGTGGCCAAAGCGCATGTCGATGTCTGTGTGCTGGGCGCCCAGTTCAAGGCCCAGCGGTTTGACAACCAGGCCGAGGGCCACTCGGCCTTGACGGCGGCCCTGAAGCCGCTGGGGGTGGCGCTGGTGGTGATGGAGGCCACTGGCGGGTATGAAACGGAGCTGGCCTGCGCGCTGCAGGCGGCCGGCTTGCCGGTGGCGGTGGTCAACCCGCGCCAGGCGCGTGACTTCGCCAAATCGATGGGCCGCCTGGCCAAGACCGACGCCATCGATGCGCGCGTGCTGGCCGAGTACGCGGCGGTGCTGCTGCGCCGCGAGGACCTCACGCGCTTGCTGCGCCCGCTGCCCGATGCGCAGCAGCAGTGGCTCGCCGCGCTGGTCACACGCCGTCGGCAGCTGCTGGCCATGCTGCTGGCCGAACGCCAGCGCCTGCAGATCACGCCCCGCGGGCTGCACCCGAGCATCGAGGCGGTCATCGCGGTCATCAAGGCCCAGCTCGACGAGATCGATGGCCAGATGGTGGGCCACGTGCGCGAGCACTTTGGCGAGCTCGATGCGCTGCTGCAGTCGGCCCGCGGCATCGGCCCGGTGGCCAGCGCCACGCTCATTGCCGAGCTGCCCGAGCTCGGGCGGCTCAATCGGCGCGAAATCGCCGCGCTCGTGGGCATCGCCCCCATGGCCAACGACTCGGGCGCGAGCAAGGGGCGACGACGCATCCAGGGCGGGCGCTTCGACGTGCGCCGCGTGCTCTACATGGCCACACTCACCGCTTGCCGCGCCAACCCCGTCATCAAGGCTTTCTACGAGCGCCTCATCGCTGCGGGGAAGTTGCCCAAGGTGGCACTGGTGGCGTGCATGCGCAAGCTGCTGACCATGCTCAATGCCATGGTCAGATCCAACAAACCTTGGGACAGCTCGCTTCACAACTCGCCTCTCGGCGCTTGA
- the leuS gene encoding leucine--tRNA ligase produces MQDTYRPRDVEAAAQAHWAARDAYRVTEDASRPKFYACSMLPYPSGKLHMGHVRNYTINDMMARQLRMKGYNVLMPMGWDAFGLPAENAAIKNGVPPARWTYDNIAYMKKQMQAMGLAIDWSREVATCSPAYYKWNQWLFLKMLEKGIAYRQTQVVNWDPVDQTVLANEQVIDGRGWRTGALVEKREIPGYYLAITKYAEELLSAVANPDDPNYLHGWPERVRLMQENWIGKSEGVRFAFPHDIRGSDGQLIQDGRLYVFTTRADTIMGVTFCAVAPEHPLAQHAARDNPALAAFIERCKLGGTTEAELALKEKEGMPTGLTVRHPLTGAAVPVWVGNYVLMGYGDGAVMGVPAHDERDFAFAKKYGLPIQPVIAVEGETFSTDAWAEWYADKQRGRCVNSGVLDGLPYQAAVDKVAELLAAQGLGEKKITYRLRDWGISRQRYWGTPIPIIHCDDCGPVPVPYEDLPVVLPEDLVPDGSGNPLAKCESFLKVDCPRCGKPARRETDTMDTFVDSSWYFMRYCDPHLPDAMVGEGTRHWMPMDQYIGGIEHAILHLLYARFWTKVMRDLGLVQVDEPFQRLLTQGMVLNHIYSRRTAKGAKEYFWPHDVEHVLDESGKIVGARLKRDVPSADGVLPAGTPIDYEGVGTMSKSKNNGVDPQDLIEKYGADTARLYTMFTAPPEATLEWNDAAVEGSHRFLRRVWAFGYRLAQADWAAAAQSAQGASSLADVAYGKRARALRCEIHTLLKQVDYDYQRLQYNTVVSGCMKMLNALEAFDPTDEPGGGVALIEGFGILLRCLYPATPHITHALWQSLGYAGALGDLLDAPWPQVDEAALQRDEIELVLQINGKLRGALTVPADADRAAIEAAALASPEFARFSEGRPARKVVVVPGRLVNVVV; encoded by the coding sequence ATGCAAGACACTTACCGGCCCCGCGACGTCGAAGCCGCCGCCCAGGCCCACTGGGCCGCGCGCGACGCCTACCGCGTCACCGAAGACGCGTCCCGCCCGAAGTTCTACGCCTGCTCCATGCTGCCGTATCCGAGCGGCAAGCTGCACATGGGGCACGTGCGCAACTACACCATCAACGACATGATGGCGCGCCAGTTGCGCATGAAGGGCTACAACGTGCTGATGCCGATGGGCTGGGACGCCTTCGGCCTGCCGGCCGAAAACGCCGCGATCAAAAACGGCGTGCCGCCCGCGCGCTGGACGTACGACAACATCGCCTACATGAAAAAGCAGATGCAGGCGATGGGGCTGGCCATCGACTGGTCGCGCGAAGTCGCCACCTGCTCGCCCGCGTACTACAAGTGGAACCAGTGGCTGTTCCTGAAAATGCTGGAAAAGGGCATCGCCTACCGGCAGACGCAGGTGGTCAACTGGGACCCGGTGGACCAGACGGTGCTGGCCAACGAGCAGGTCATCGACGGGCGCGGCTGGCGTACCGGCGCGCTGGTGGAAAAGCGCGAGATCCCGGGCTACTACCTGGCCATCACGAAGTACGCGGAGGAGCTGCTCTCCGCGGTGGCCAACCCGGACGATCCCAACTACCTGCACGGCTGGCCGGAGCGCGTGCGCCTGATGCAGGAAAACTGGATCGGCAAGAGCGAGGGCGTGCGCTTTGCCTTTCCGCACGACATCCGCGGCAGCGACGGACAGCTGATCCAGGACGGGCGGCTGTACGTCTTCACGACGCGCGCCGACACCATCATGGGCGTGACTTTCTGCGCCGTCGCGCCGGAGCACCCGCTGGCGCAGCACGCCGCGCGCGACAACCCGGCGCTGGCCGCCTTCATCGAGCGCTGCAAGCTCGGCGGCACGACGGAGGCCGAACTGGCCCTCAAGGAAAAGGAAGGCATGCCCACGGGCCTGACCGTGCGCCACCCGCTCACCGGCGCGGCGGTGCCGGTGTGGGTGGGCAACTACGTGCTGATGGGGTATGGCGACGGCGCCGTGATGGGGGTGCCCGCGCACGACGAGCGCGACTTCGCGTTCGCCAAAAAGTATGGCCTGCCCATCCAGCCGGTGATCGCGGTGGAAGGCGAGACGTTCAGCACCGACGCCTGGGCCGAGTGGTACGCCGACAAGCAGCGCGGGCGCTGCGTGAACTCGGGCGTGCTCGATGGGCTGCCGTACCAGGCCGCGGTGGACAAGGTGGCCGAGCTGCTGGCTGCGCAGGGCCTGGGCGAAAAAAAGATCACCTACCGCCTGCGCGACTGGGGCATCAGCCGCCAGCGCTACTGGGGCACGCCGATCCCGATCATCCACTGCGACGACTGCGGCCCGGTGCCGGTGCCGTACGAGGATTTGCCGGTCGTCCTGCCGGAGGACCTGGTGCCGGACGGCAGCGGCAACCCGCTGGCCAAGTGCGAGTCGTTCCTGAAGGTCGACTGCCCGCGCTGCGGCAAGCCCGCGCGGCGCGAGACCGACACGATGGACACCTTCGTCGACTCGTCGTGGTACTTCATGCGCTACTGCGACCCGCACCTGCCGGACGCGATGGTCGGCGAGGGCACGCGCCACTGGATGCCGATGGACCAGTACATCGGCGGCATCGAGCACGCGATCCTGCACCTGCTGTACGCGCGCTTTTGGACCAAGGTGATGCGCGACCTCGGGCTGGTGCAGGTGGACGAGCCGTTCCAGCGCCTGCTCACGCAGGGCATGGTGCTCAACCACATCTACAGCCGCCGCACCGCCAAGGGGGCCAAGGAGTATTTCTGGCCGCACGACGTGGAGCACGTGCTGGACGAGTCGGGCAAGATCGTCGGCGCGCGCCTCAAGCGCGACGTGCCCAGCGCCGATGGCGTGCTGCCCGCAGGCACGCCCATCGACTACGAGGGCGTGGGCACGATGTCCAAGTCCAAGAACAACGGCGTCGACCCGCAGGACCTGATCGAAAAATACGGGGCCGACACCGCGCGGCTGTACACGATGTTCACCGCCCCGCCCGAGGCGACGCTGGAGTGGAACGACGCCGCCGTGGAGGGCAGCCACCGCTTCCTGCGCCGGGTCTGGGCGTTCGGGTATCGATTGGCACAGGCCGACTGGGCCGCGGCGGCGCAGTCCGCGCAGGGGGCGTCGTCGCTGGCGGACGTGGCGTACGGCAAGCGCGCGCGGGCGCTGCGCTGCGAGATCCACACGCTGCTCAAGCAGGTGGACTACGACTACCAGCGCCTGCAGTACAACACCGTGGTGTCGGGCTGCATGAAGATGCTCAACGCGCTGGAGGCGTTCGACCCGACCGACGAGCCCGGTGGGGGCGTCGCGCTGATCGAGGGTTTTGGCATCCTGCTGCGCTGTCTGTACCCGGCGACCCCGCACATCACGCACGCGCTGTGGCAGTCGCTCGGCTACGCGGGGGCGCTGGGCGACCTGCTCGATGCGCCGTGGCCGCAGGTGGACGAGGCGGCGCTGCAGCGCGACGAGATCGAACTCGTGCTGCAGATCAACGGCAAGCTGCGCGGCGCGCTCACCGTGCCGGCCGACGCCGACCGCGCCGCCATCGAGGCGGCGGCGCTGGCCTCACCCGAGTTCGCCAGGTTCAGCGAGGGCCGTCCCGCGCGCAAGGTCGTCGTGGTGCCGGGGCGCCTCGTCAACGTGGTGGTCTGA
- a CDS encoding dienelactone hydrolase family protein, producing the protein MSIQTRTIEYTHDGVTFEGLLAWDDAHAGPRPGVAVAHAWAGRSAFEDGKARALAERGYVGFAMDVYGKGRRGRTREENAALMTPLVQDRALLQARLGAALQALAAQPEVDAQRLAAIGFCFGGLSVLDMARCGLPLKGVVSFHGLFTPPGNTAGRRIDARVLALHGWDDPMAKPEAVLAFAQEMSAAGADWQLHAYGGTMHAFTNPEANDPDFGTVYSARADARSWRAMHDFLTEVLA; encoded by the coding sequence ATGAGTATCCAGACCCGCACCATCGAATACACCCACGACGGCGTCACCTTCGAAGGCCTGCTGGCGTGGGACGACGCTCACGCCGGCCCGCGGCCCGGCGTGGCGGTGGCCCACGCCTGGGCCGGGCGCAGCGCGTTCGAGGACGGTAAGGCGCGCGCGCTGGCCGAGCGCGGCTATGTCGGCTTTGCGATGGACGTCTACGGCAAGGGCCGCCGCGGCCGCACGCGCGAGGAAAACGCCGCGCTGATGACGCCGCTCGTGCAAGACCGGGCGTTGCTGCAGGCGCGGCTGGGCGCGGCGCTGCAGGCGCTGGCCGCGCAGCCCGAGGTGGACGCGCAGCGGCTGGCGGCGATCGGCTTTTGCTTCGGGGGCCTGAGCGTGCTGGACATGGCGCGCTGCGGGTTGCCGCTCAAGGGGGTGGTGAGCTTTCATGGGCTGTTCACCCCGCCGGGCAACACGGCCGGGCGGCGCATCGACGCCAGGGTGCTGGCGCTGCACGGCTGGGACGACCCGATGGCCAAACCGGAGGCGGTGCTCGCCTTTGCACAGGAAATGAGCGCCGCGGGCGCCGACTGGCAGCTGCACGCGTACGGCGGCACGATGCACGCCTTCACGAACCCGGAGGCCAACGACCCGGACTTCGGCACCGTCTACAGCGCGCGGGCTGATGCGCGTTCGTGGCGGGCGATGCACGACTTCCTGACCGAAGTGCTGGCCTGA
- a CDS encoding methyl-accepting chemotaxis protein translates to MATKLWVGVGTLVLAIVAVVVTVSTQSARTSRASEATIRERTEQLFAASLWAGMVETDLSRVQALFIARHPLLEALYLAPMTEARRRMAELESRIVGHATDGRERELLDTIMTVRREVEQALQEAQRLRDAGDEAAAMQVLETRYNARIPAYLAALRQLADHQRAELEAAQVYFEARRRHNMIFGSTAMGLLVLGIVVGAAFLIRHIRQPLQRTVAFANTLAGGDLTHALDTRRGDEFGEMTRALESMRTQLAALVAEVRHASAQLQTATEEIAHGNQDLSNRTEQTASRLQETAASMEELTGRIREAADAAQRASEQAQTLGRHAQDTGTAVAHVVATMDAIRASSDRIAAITAVIDGLAFQTNILALNAAVEAARAGEAGRGFAVVAGEVRSLAQRSAEAAREIRALIEHSVADVQQGAAQVGHARTLIDAMIAEVQRLGERIADSARASQEQAQGVGEINEALGQLDHMTQQNAALVEQTAAAAMAMQEQARHLAEHVQRFRLSPAG, encoded by the coding sequence TTGGCGACCAAACTGTGGGTCGGAGTGGGGACGTTGGTGTTGGCGATCGTGGCCGTCGTGGTCACGGTGTCCACGCAGTCGGCGCGCACGAGCCGGGCGTCAGAGGCGACGATCCGCGAGCGCACGGAGCAGCTGTTTGCCGCGTCGCTCTGGGCGGGGATGGTGGAGACGGACCTCAGCCGGGTACAGGCGCTGTTCATTGCCCGCCACCCGCTGCTGGAGGCGCTGTACCTGGCGCCGATGACCGAGGCGCGTCGGCGCATGGCCGAGCTGGAGTCGCGCATCGTCGGACACGCCACCGACGGGCGCGAGCGTGAACTGCTCGATACGATCATGACGGTGCGCCGCGAGGTCGAGCAGGCGCTCCAAGAGGCGCAGCGGCTGCGCGACGCCGGTGACGAAGCCGCGGCGATGCAGGTGCTCGAGACGCGCTACAACGCGCGCATCCCCGCCTATCTGGCGGCGTTGCGGCAACTGGCCGACCACCAGCGCGCCGAGCTCGAGGCCGCGCAGGTCTACTTCGAAGCGCGGCGGCGCCACAACATGATTTTCGGCTCGACGGCGATGGGGCTGCTGGTGCTGGGCATCGTGGTCGGCGCGGCGTTCCTGATCCGCCACATCCGCCAGCCGCTGCAACGCACGGTGGCGTTTGCCAACACGCTCGCAGGGGGTGACCTGACGCACGCGCTCGACACCCGCCGCGGTGACGAGTTCGGGGAGATGACGCGGGCGCTCGAATCGATGCGCACGCAGCTGGCGGCGCTGGTCGCCGAGGTGCGCCACGCCAGCGCCCAGCTGCAGACCGCGACGGAAGAGATCGCGCACGGCAACCAGGACCTCTCCAACCGCACCGAGCAGACCGCGAGCCGTCTGCAGGAAACCGCGGCGAGCATGGAGGAGCTGACCGGGCGCATTCGCGAGGCGGCCGACGCCGCCCAGCGCGCCAGCGAGCAGGCGCAGACGCTGGGCCGGCACGCGCAGGACACCGGCACTGCCGTGGCGCACGTGGTGGCGACGATGGACGCGATCCGCGCCAGCAGCGATCGCATCGCCGCCATCACCGCCGTCATCGACGGTCTGGCGTTTCAGACCAATATCCTCGCGCTCAACGCGGCGGTGGAGGCAGCCCGCGCCGGCGAGGCGGGGCGGGGCTTTGCGGTCGTGGCGGGCGAGGTGCGGTCGCTGGCGCAGCGCAGCGCCGAGGCGGCGCGTGAGATCCGCGCGCTCATCGAGCACAGCGTTGCCGACGTGCAGCAGGGCGCGGCCCAGGTAGGCCACGCGCGCACGCTGATCGACGCGATGATCGCCGAGGTGCAGCGCCTGGGCGAGCGGATCGCCGACAGCGCCCGCGCGAGCCAGGAGCAGGCGCAGGGCGTCGGTGAGATCAACGAGGCGCTCGGGCAACTGGACCACATGACGCAGCAAAACGCCGCGCTGGTGGAGCAGACGGCCGCCGCCGCGATGGCGATGCAGGAGCAGGCGCGCCACCTGGCCGAGCACGTGCAGCGCTTCCGCCTGTCGCCGGCTGGATGA